The genomic stretch TCGTTATCATTTAATGTGCTTGCAGAAtttgtatttgttatttaaatttatcATGTGAACTGTCGACATGTTGTTTAATGAAGCAAGTGTTTTTTGTTCAGAGCAAATGAATGTCTACTCTTTGATTagctgttatttaaaaatgtgcTGATAAAAGCAAGTTAGCTTTTTTCAGTTGCCTAATCTACATGTtactaacttttaaaagaaaattgtgttATAGGTACATATTTACAAATTGACTATGACTCAGTATCATCTTAATTCAAGCCATCATCTAAAAATCAATGGGTGGAAATTTTTTAGATTGATAAACATAACTGAAATTcaaatcacttaaaaaatttaaggacataataaaagttctaaaaaaaaaatctgttttaagcAATGAAAATTCTCTGGGATGGGATACCTTTTGAGTTTTATAGGTTTACCTATAAGTAAGATTAAAGaagttttcttccttcatttaaaCTTGCACATGTATTCAGCTCTTGTATTAACGTGAACCTCAGCTTGGGGAATAatcgttttctttctttcctttttttttttttttgtggctgctAGCTGTTAGCATTATCACATTCAAAGATTCATACTCTTAATTGAGATCTAatgatttgtgatttttaaaactttgttgctGACAAAACAAAAGTATGTTTTAATTGAAACATGTTTTCAAAATTCTTGATTCAACTAAAATTATATTGAGATGCCAACTGACACTAGtaagaacagttcagttcagttgctctgttgctcattctttgtgaccccatggactgcagcacgccaggactccctgtgcatcactaactcctggagttgactcaaactcatgtccattgagtcggtgatgccatccaaccatctaattttttgttgtccccttctcctcccaccttcaagctttcccagcatcagggtcttttcaaatgagtcagttcttcacatcaggtggccaaaatattggagtttcagctttgccatcagtccttccaatgaatattcaggactgatttcctttaggatccactggttggagctccttgcagtccaaggggctctcaagagtctccttcaacaccacagttcaaaagcatcaattcttcggtgctcagctttcttcacagtccaactctcacatccatacatgactactggaaaaaccgtagctttgactaagatggacctttgttagcaaagtaatgtccctgctttttaataggctgtctagtttggtcataactcttttccaagcagtaagcgtctttgaatttcatgactgcagtcaccatctgcagtgattttggagcccctccaaataaagtctgtctctgtttccactgttttccatctatttgctgtgaagtgatgggaccagatgccatgatcttagttttctgttgagttttaagccaacttctcactctcctctttcactttcatcaagaggttcttcactTCTTCTTCGCTTTGTGCcgtaagggtgatgttatctacatatctgaggttattgatatttctcctggcaatcttgattccagcttgtgcttcatccagcccagcatttctcatgatgtactctgtatataagttaaacaagcagggtgacaatatacagccttgatgtactcctttcccaatttggaaccagtctgatgttccatgtccagttataactgttgcttcctgaccttcatacaaatttctcagtaggcagggcaggtggtctggtattcccgtctctttcagaattttccacagttgtgatctacatagtcaaaggctttggcatagtcaataaagcagatgtaggtgtttttctggaactcttgcttttttgatgatccagtggatgttggcaatttgatctctggttcctctgccttttctaaatccagcttgaacatttggaagttcacagtttacgtactgttgaagcctggcttggagaattttgagcaattactttgctagcatgtgagatgagtgcaattgtgcagtaatttgaatattatttggcattgcctttctttgggattggagtgaaaactggcatttcccaatcctgtggccacttctaagttttccaaatttgctggcatattgagtgcagcactttcacagcatcacctttaagggtttgaaatagctcaattggaattcaaTCACCTTTACTAGCTtggtttatagtgatgcttcctaaagcccacttgacttcacattccaggatgtctggctctaggtgagtgatcacaccatcatggttatccgggtcgtgaagatcttttctgtacagttcttccgtgtattcttgccacctcatcttaatatcttctgcttctgttaggtccataccatttctgtcctttattgagcccatctttgcatgaaaagttcccttggtatctctaattttcttgagatctctggtctttcctgttctattgttttcatctatttctttgcattaagaACAGTAACAACTAGTAAGTAAATATATCTACTGCTCTAAGCTGACTACCTGTTTTTAGGATGAGTGTGTATGAACTGCTCCATGTAATTCAATTGTTGAGGTCACGTGTGGGGATCCTGGAGGCCAAAATGTCAGCAAAGGAAGGAACCCCATGAGTATAGTGCAGAAACTGAAACTCGAGGAAGTAAACCAGCGAAGGAGGAGGGTAAAACGAGACAGGAGGTGGAGAGACGCGGGAGTACTACCagcatctatatatatatatatagatgttaTGACCAAACTTGATATATATATCAAGTACTACCAGCATCTATACAGCATCCACCTTGCTGAACAACCTGAGGACAGTACCATGCAGCTGGCTGACCACATTAAGTTTACCCAGAGTGCCCTGGACTGCATGAGTGTGGAGGTGGGACGGCTACGGGTCTTCTTGCAGGGTGGGCAGGAGGCTTCAGATATTGCCCTCCTGCTACGGGACCTGGAAACTTCGTGCAGTGATACCCGCCAGTTCTGCAAGAAGATCCTGCGGCGGATGCCAGGGACGGATGCGCCTGGGATCCCGGCTGCACTGGCTTTTGGACCACAGGTATCTGACACACTCCTCGACTGCAGAAAACACTTGACGTGGGTGGTGGCGGTGCTGCAGGAGGTGGCAGCAGCTGCTGCCCAGCTCATTGCCCCACTGGCAGAGAACGAGGGACTGCCTGTGGCTGCCCTGGAGGAGCTGGCTTTCAAAGCAAGCGAGCGAATCTACGGGACCCCCTCCAGCAACCCCTATGAGTGTCTGCGCCAGTCATGCAGCCTCCTCATCAGCACTATGAACAAGTTGGCCACAGCCATGCAGGAGGGAGAGTACGATGCCAAGCGGCCCCCTAGCAAGCCTCCCCCAGTTGAGCTGCGGGCTGCGGCTCTTCGTGCAGAGATCACGGATGCTGAAGGCCTGGGTTTGAAGCTTGAGGATCGAGAGACAGTTATTAAAGAGCTGAAGAAGTCACTGAAGATCAAGGAGGAAGAGCTCAGTGAGGCCAATGTGCGGCTGAGCCTCCTGGAGAAGAAGCTGGACAGTGCTGCCAAGGATGCAGATGAGTGCATTGAGAAAGTCCAGACTCGGCTGGAGGAGACCCAGACGCTGCTgcggaagaaggagaaagagtttGAGGAGACCATGGATGCACTTCAGGCTGACATCGACCAGCtggaggcagagaaggcagaGTTAAAGCAGCGATTGAACAGCCAGTCCAAGCTCACGATTGAGGGGCTCCGGGGGCCCCCTCCCTCGGGTATTGCCACCCTGGTCTCTGGCATTGCTGGGGGAGGTGCCCCTGGACAGGCTCCGGGGTCTGTGCCAGGCCCCGGGCTGGTGAAGGACTCACCATTGCTGCTTCAGCAGATCTCTGCCATGAGGCTGCACATCTCCCAGCTCCAGCACGAGAACAACACCCTCAAGGGAGCCCAGATGAAGACATCCTTAGCAGCCCTGCCCCCTCTGCACGTGGCCAAACTCTCTCTCCCGCCCCAGGAGGGCCCTGGCAGCGAGCTTGCTGCTGGAGTGCTGTATCGTAAGACCAACCAGCTGCTGGAGATGTTGAATCAGTTGAGCGCATGCACGCACGTAGTGGACATCACTCGCTCCAACCCTGCTGCCAAGAGCCCATCGGCCCAGCTCCTGGAGCAGGTGGCTCAGCTCAAGTCCCTAAGCGACACCATTGAGAAGCTCAAGGATGAGGTCCTTAAGGAGACTGTATCTCAGCGCCCTGGAGCCACGGTCCCCACTGACTTTGCCACCTTCCCTTCATCAGCCTTCCTCAGGGCCAAGGAAGAGCAGCAGGACGACACTGTGTACATGGGCAAAGTGACCTTCTCGTGCGTGGCTGGCCTCGGGCAGCGACACCGGCTGGTGCTCACCCAGGAGCAGCTGCACCAGCTCCACGACCGCCTCATCTCCTAAATGCTTCTTCCCTCACTGCCCGCTCCTGCCCGCAGCCCTCCTGGAGCTGCTTCTCCTTATGCCTAGCCACTGGGCAGCCCCCCGGGAGAACTGCATGTGTAAGCTGTTCCTGCCCCACTCGGCTCCACACCCACCTTCAGCGCCCTGCCCTGGCCCCTTGACCTGGGTTCCCCTGTTTCCCTTCCCTGGCCTCTGCCAGAGTTCGCTGTTCAGTTGCTCCCTTCTTCCTGAGGAGCTTCAGGGGCTCTAGCGGGTAGAGTCTGCTGTGTAAGAGCCTGGTGAAGGAATGAATCGGGGGCCGCTGTCCACCCTGAGGTGCCATGCCCTTTGCCGTCCCTCTGGTTCCTAAACGATCGCAGCTGGACAGGTACATGCACGGTTATGGACTGCCTGGTTGTGCACTAAGACTTTGCAGTGGGGCCGGGCAGAGGGCACAGATTTGCACGTAGGTCTGGATGTGGTAAaaagttggggggaaaaaaagtgaaagtgttgatcactcagtcgtgtctgactgtgtgtgatcccatgatctgtagcctaccaggctcctctgtccatgggattctccagacaagaatactggagtggtttgccatgcccctctccgggggatctccctgaccaggtatcgaacccatgtctcctgcattgcagactgattATTTACCCTATGAGCCACCAAACATgaaatgtatgtaaatatttcaggctgGAGTAGGGGAGAGggtattagggttctccagagaaacaggacTAAACAGTTTGTGTGCGTATAAATGCCAATTATCTACActaaatctgaaataaaaattaaaaactttaaaaatgccaATTACTTATAATgaatcatgtatgtatgtatgatttACATGTATCATATATACTCatctatattatttatatataatcatctatgtattttgcatatatagTCATTTTATGATAAAATCATTTCTGTATCTCTGTCTCATCTATATAGATTGTAAAATGTTGTCAGAAATTGGCTCGTGTGATTATGGAGACAGAGAATCTCCATGATCTGCCGTCAATATGCTGGAGAGTTGAGGGAGAAGACACTGTCCCTGCCCAGAGTCCTGGGTGATTCCCTCCTGGTGATTTCCCACTCAAAATGCTAAGTTGAccctattcttttttcttaaagtgaaattAAGTGTTTGATTAGAACAGAAGTAGAAGCAATGAGTTGCCCCTATTTAAATGCTTTAAGTTTAGGTAGCTGCATCTTtagagcttcccaagtggtgctagtggtaaagaaccatttgccaaagcaggagacacgagagacatgggtttgttcctggggttgggaagatcctctggaggagggcatggcaacctactccagtattcttgcctggagaatcccatagacagaggagcctctggagggctacagtccatgggggtcatgcagagttggacacaactgaagcagcttagcatgcacacacctgcatctttaaattttacttttctttatttgctGTTAATTCCAGTATCTCCTGTTCCCTGACATTAAAGTAATGGAGCCATTGATACTGACATCATTGATATCACATGAGATCTTCTCACTCTTTGGATTCTGGTCCTAAACCTCCTAACTGTAATGTATATGAAAACATTGATGACTGAAACttattctgtatttataaatGAGGATTAGGCTACCcacttaatgctgctgctgctaagtcacttcagtcgtgtccgactctgtgcgaccccatagacggcagcccaccaggctcccccatccctgggattctccaggcaagaacactggagtggggtgccattgccttctccaaaagatataGTAAGATAACAAAAAGTATTTTCAACTATGAAGCACTCTGCAAATATAAGGTATTAGTAGTTTCAAATAGTCCTCTGTAATGCAATGTCATCCCACAAACCTTTATGAATTAGGTACATCAATgatttaaacataatttaaattcATCCCACATCTAGAGAAACACACTGTGCTTCAAAATCTTCCTAGAAGACAACCCTGTTATTTCTTTGCTTAGAAATCTTCTATGCCCATTCATTAAAGTCCACAGTTATGAAATGAAATATTCTAAGAATCCATGTGGGCATAGTGTGGGAATAAATTTTCTGCAGgtaaatgattttttctttttttgcaagtCCAGTATGTATGCAGATTCTGAAACCCAGAAGAATAAGTAACATACCAGTTTAATAGTTAAAGTGAAAAGCAGTCAAGGATGGAGACAGGAGCCCTGAGAATTGTCATCTTATCACCATGCTCAGAAAGGATAGTGTCATTGGTGTTACGCATTTCCTATTAGCACTATTGGctaactgttcttttttttcactcagtagAATATATTGATAAATGCGAGGAAAGGAAGATGATTGCATTTTCCATACTGCTTCTGATAATCTGACATTTATTTGAGTTGGcatcctttctttatttttctaagtttgaTGTGaacttcttttctgttatttttcagtAGCTATGAATTCATGTATGTTGTGATTAACATGATATTTATCATAGTTCATAAAAACAGAGATAAGTCTCAAAAGCTCTTCTTAAGGGGTTAAGAAAAAcattagttgcttcagttgtgcccaactctttgcaaccccatggactgtagcccaccaggcttctctctccttggaattctctagacaaaaaTAGTGGAatagatagccattcccttctcgaggggatcttcctaactcagggatagaacctgggtctcctgcattccagacagattctttaccagctgagccaccaaggggtTAAGAAGATGGCAAACAAATAAGCAATTCTGGGCTTAACTGCTCTGAAAGTTTTTCATGGGGTCTTCCAGGCAAAGTCTTGTGGTGAGGGAAAGTGGCTACAATTTAATGGGGGACTTTCTACTTTGAAAGCACAATAGAGAAAAAACAGGAGACAGATTTGCAGCGTTTCCCAGAGAAGTCAAGAAGGGAAGGGACATAGAAGGAGAAAGACAGGGTGAAGAGTGGAAGTTATGAAAAATGCAAGTATGTGTGAATGAATGCCTGAAAGAACTAGTGAATAGATGAATACGGACATGAGTCAATGGAcaaattattgaatgaatgacaGCCAGATGAACAGGAACTTAAATACTTAAGTGactaaaataatttatacaaCATGGGCTTATACAACAAAAGTATTGATAGTTCGTTTTGATTGCTTTAAAAACTCTGAAGCACAGAAAGTTAGATGAACACAGCTGTTAATTGTTTATAGATAGTAGCTGTGACAGCATTTATCTCAATTAATTCCAATATTTCTTCACAGGgtacttcagtattttttccattttaagtcaTTCATCTTTATTCATTGAGTCATCAGTATATATTAAGCATCAGCTCCGTGCTGGCTGCAAGGGAACCTCGGCTAATACCGTGTGATTACATCAGAATCGTGTGATTCAAAATGTATTAACAATTACTGTGTAATCACCATAAGCTCTGCTACTCTGGGCACTCTACACTTAGGAAGAAGTCAAAATGTATTGATTTGTGAGTTTTATCCCAGTGTTCATATATCGATACCTTATCATCTGTTTGTGCTTATCAGTGCTCTTTCGCTACCTGTAGAGTTTCTTAAATCAGACACACGGCAGGTGATGAATCAACAAGGGGAACTTGCCTTGCAAGTCCTGCTGTTTCCTCTATTATTACATGTCTTAACTCCTTCATGGTATCAAGTCTCCCTGTGGTTGCCGTTGTaagtcatttctcttttctacAGGCTCTTCATAATTTTTAGGGATGACCAAATACATTTTTACTTGTTATTGCtaactccctccctcccccgcccccccccaaaaaacaaaacctcctAGGATTTGTATCTGAGCCCCTGAAGGAAATGTGTTAATGAATAAGGATGGTCAAGGCTGCTCTTGTAGGTCAAAGTAAATATCAACTCTAAAATATGCAGCTTAGGTACTAACTAATTCCAGCCATGTCTCAGCTGTTCTCCTTCCCCAATTCATCACTTTCAATGAGAAAGTCTGAAGCAGGTCAGAGACTCCATCATTTATCAGCACTTTGACTTACAGATGCATGTGAGTGAGAGGTGCATGTGTGAGGCCCATTTTTCTTGTGGCATTTCCTGGGGATATTTTCAGACACATTTTGTAAGATACAGTTTAATCTAATGTCCCCCCAGTTTCTTGGAGGGGCTGATAGACTCCAGGGTGAAAATTACATTGagttgtttattctttattttatttgcttatccttttttttttctttcatagactCATTCCTTCCCACGTAAGAACAGTGGATATGTAATACAATAATTTTAGACTTCCCACTTTTACTTCCCTGTCATACATTTTAGTTTGCATGTATTTGCTCTTAATTTTTGTCTCATTGCATCTTGTCATTCCAAAGCCACTCGTTAGGAAGCTACAAAATGCCATACGTGGATTTCTGTGATGGAGGTACAGTGATGAGCAAGGTGGGCATGGTGCCTGACCTGGAGACTTGTTTTTTGGGGGAGGAGTACCTCATTTTAAGATTATCTTCAGGGTATCTGCAAGTGTTATCTTGTGAATAAAAAATTGCAGTTACACTTTGGGGCATCATCAGCCTGACTCTGGATAGTGTCCCTTGAAGGCTTGTGGGGGAACTTGTCAACTGTGCCTTCTCTTTAATGTACATCTGTATCTTGTGCTATATTCTGAAACCTATTCTTGCTTCAACTGCTGAAGAGTTAGCAGGAGACCATGTCTTCCATTAACTCCAGAGTTTATCATCTGTGGCAGTGCTCTGGGGCTCTTCCTGAGCATTCTTTTTCTCAGGAGGGAGTAGAACTGGGAGAGCATCTAGAATTCCTTCCTGGGAAATATTATATTTGTCTCTGTTTCCATGTTCtgctgacttcccaggtggtgtagtggtaaagaatctgcccaccaatgtaggagactctggttctatctctgggttgggaacatcctctggagtaggaaatggcaacccactccagtattcttgcctggagaatcccattggcagaggagcctggtgggctaagtccatggggtctcaaagagttagacattactgagcacacatgtacacccatttTATGCCAATATTTGGTCTTTGATTTTGGTTCCTGACATGGAGCTCCTAAAACCTTTGTAATTTTCTGAGCCATGGGTGTGATAGGATCACCTGACAAGAGCTTCTGAattccttggaatttcctgggtgGTAAAAGCATCTTTTGTTTAGATGAGCTGACTTCTGATGACTCCTGCGTGGGGACTGTCACAAGAAAAATCAGGTGTGATTAAAACTTAGGACTTGTAGTCTCACCTCTGTCCTTTAGAGATGGGAAAGAGGCTGGAAACTGAGTTAATAATTAATCATGCTGATGTGATGAGGCCTCTAAAAAATCTctaaattatgggcttccctcatagctcaattggtaaagaatctgcctgcaatgcaggagacctgggtttgactcctgggttgggaagatcccctggaggaggaaatggcaacccattccagtattcttgcctggagaatccatcccatggtcagaggagcctggcaggctacaatctgtggggtccacaagagttggacatgacttagcgactaaaccaaccaaccaaatggCTTTCCAAGAGCTTCGGGGTTGGTGGACATATCCATGTACTGGgagggttgttgtttagtctctaagttgtctctaagctcctctgtccatgggatttcccagggaagagtactggagtactgcATCTCCGTGGGAGCAGACATTCTGGGCCCTTCCAGACTTGCCCTAGTCACCTTCATCTGactgttcatctgtatcctttgtcattgcctttattatataataaactggtaaacatAAGTAGTGCtgccctgagttctgtgagccatccTAGCAAATTTTTGAACCCAAAGGATGGTTGTGAGAACCCTGGTTTACAGCTGGTTGATCAGAAGTGCATGTGATAACCTGATGAAGGGCTTCTGAGCTGGGAGGGGTCTTTTGAGACCAAGCTCCTAACTGGTGGGGTCTGTGTGAACCCTGGGGTAGATAGTGTCAGAGCTAAATTGACTCCTAGGTCACCCAGCTTTTGTCTGGAGAATGGGAGAATTGATTGGTGTGGGGAACACCCACAAAACCAGTCATAGAAGTATTCCACGTGAGCAGTGGAGGAGAAAcaagtgctttttcttttcaCCTCTGAGTCACCCAACTCTTCGCTATTTGTCTACTATTTTTGCTGTGTGTCATgtttctgaacaacaacaaaaattccacTACAAACAAAAATCGAGGTTTTGGGAACGACTTCCCAGGCACAGACCATCCCTTTGCAGACATTTGAAGGAGGGCTGAACAGGGACCTGCAGGGACCAGGtggtggcagagccaggctggCCGATGTGCCCTCTGTCACCTGCTGTCCCCTCTGTCCCCTGTCAGAGGGGCTGCTTTCATCCACAGTCTCCCCTCAACCCATGTACTTTGCAAGAGTTGCTTCGGTTGCATAGTCAAAATCAGAATCCCCAGGTGGTCCCAGAGAATTTGAATGGTCATCCCAGGTGGTTTGCTCACAGGAGTTTGAGAGCAGAAGGCAGAGATTGCCTTTGAAGATAAAGGTTTTTGTGAATGGATGCCCCAGCCTAGCAGAATGTCTTCCAtcacttctctggtggcacaggtTGTGTCTTGTCCATCAGAAGCATCAGTCCTTTCGTGCTTGATAAACTCCTCTGCAGGAGGCACTCCCCTGTTTGTCCCTCCCTGGGAATACTGGCTGACCTCCCAGAGCAGACCTCAGTGACCTTGTCCAAAATGCCAGCTCACTCGGCAGCACCGAACTTGAGGACTGTGTGCTTCCTGTGTCCTGACCCACATTTCTCCAAAAACACATGATGTCTGACTTTGTCCTCTGCCAGAATGTGAGCTCCCTGGAGGCAGAGGCTGTGCTTGTCTTTGTGGCCTCAGAAAAATAACAGCACTTTGTCACTAGAAAGCTCTCAAATGAATGAGCAgatgaatacataaatgaataaatgagcaaatgaatacataagtgaatgaatgaatggactaaATTCTCCTTGATTGTTAACTGTGCAGTATTGAACAGGTCATTAAACTATTTGATCATGCTTCCTTATCTTAAACATGAAAGTTTTTTCCTTATAAAGGGCTCACACAATTAAATGGCAAAAACAACAAAtcacctcattaaaaaaaaatgggcaaaggactgaAATAGGCATTTCACCAAAGACATAGGAAAGGTCACAGGTACATACAAAGattttcagcatcactaatttgctgccactgctgctaagtcacttcagtcgtgtctgactctgtgtgaccccatagatggcaggccaccaggcttccctgtccctgggattctccaggcaagaacactggagtgggttgccatttccttctccaatgcatgaaagtgaaaagtgaagtcgctcagttgtgtctgagtcttcgtgactccatggactgcagcctgccaggttcctctgtccaggggattttccagggaagagtactggagtgggttgccatttcctcctccacactaatcatcaggtaaatgcaaaataaaaccacaatgagatatcacctcatgcctGTTGGAGttaccatcatcaaaaagacaagtgttggtgaggatgtggaaaaaagggaacaccTGGATGCTGTTGGTGTGAATGTGAACTGGCACAACCACTACAGAAAAAGGCATGGGGTTTCCTCAGAAAAACTAAAACTggaactaccttatgatccagcaattttacttctgggaatatagccaaaggaaatgaaaacagtaacttGAAGGGAGTTCCATggcatgcaatggaatactattcagctgtaaaaaaaagtgaggaaattctaccatttgcaacaaaaagaatgggCCATGAAagcagtatgctaagtgaaagtatACACAGACAGATATACTGTGcttcacttacatatggaatcttataaaaataaaccaaataattTCTCAGTTAAACTTGGGACAAAAAGAATGCTTAAAATTTGTTACAATGACCAGATGAGGAAAATACTATGTACAAAGCACTTTCATTATTGGATCTAAGCTCATACTGCTCACCCCATGACACGCAAGTGGTTGAGAGATGAGTCTTGAGGGACGAGTTGTTGGGGAAAGGAATAGCAACTTTATCCAGAAAGCCCAGGAAACCAAGAAGATAGTGGGCTCGTGTCTCAGAACACCATCTTCCTGAGTTCGGGCTCTTCTTATACtaaaaagggagggaagaagtcAAACACTTACTGGTTCACATCAGTCTCCAGAGGGGGTGTGTGGATTTCTCCCACCTGCAGTCAGTCATAGGTGGGCCTGGTTAGGATGTGTCCTGTGAGTGAAACAAAGGTGTTTTAGCTTAAAGCTCATTACCTAAGAGGCAGGATTCTCAGAAACTGGCCATTATGTGTAATTTAGGCTTACAGGCAgcatccctttagtgattaacttgttaTAGAATACAAAAAGTGCTTCTCTATTAcgctttcacatttttttttcacattaggaCATTGTAACAAagttaataaatttataaatatcaccttaaatatatttgttatatgaAATACTgctgtttaattaggtcccatttgtttatttttgcttttatttccattactctgggagttgggtcatagaggatcctgctgtgatttatgtcagagaatgtttgcatatgttttcctctaagagttttatagtttctggtcttacatttatatctttactccatttaaggtttatttttctgtatggtgttagaaagtgttctagtttcatttttttaca from Bos mutus isolate GX-2022 chromosome 27, NWIPB_WYAK_1.1, whole genome shotgun sequence encodes the following:
- the LOC138985956 gene encoding dynactin subunit 1-like gives rise to the protein MTKLDIYIKYYQHLYSIHLAEQPEDSTMQLADHIKFTQSALDCMSVEVGRLRVFLQGGQEASDIALLLRDLETSCSDTRQFCKKILRRMPGTDAPGIPAALAFGPQVSDTLLDCRKHLTWVVAVLQEVAAAAAQLIAPLAENEGLPVAALEELAFKASERIYGTPSSNPYECLRQSCSLLISTMNKLATAMQEGEYDAKRPPSKPPPVELRAAALRAEITDAEGLGLKLEDRETVIKELKKSLKIKEEELSEANVRLSLLEKKLDSAAKDADECIEKVQTRLEETQTLLRKKEKEFEETMDALQADIDQLEAEKAELKQRLNSQSKLTIEGLRGPPPSGIATLVSGIAGGGAPGQAPGSVPGPGLVKDSPLLLQQISAMRLHISQLQHENNTLKGAQMKTSLAALPPLHVAKLSLPPQEGPGSELAAGVLYRKTNQLLEMLNQLSACTHVVDITRSNPAAKSPSAQLLEQVAQLKSLSDTIEKLKDEVLKETVSQRPGATVPTDFATFPSSAFLRAKEEQQDDTVYMGKVTFSCVAGLGQRHRLVLTQEQLHQLHDRLIS